The following are encoded together in the Vidua macroura isolate BioBank_ID:100142 chromosome 6, ASM2450914v1, whole genome shotgun sequence genome:
- the GPR135 gene encoding G-protein coupled receptor 135 gives MRLRMEPAAAVPGNLSRGGGNESGGAAAAGAAGWSAAALASQAAALLLIFALSALGNGAVVLVIARHRQLRTVTNAFVLSLSLSELLGALLCLPLAFLSLLSRPPGAWLFGQRLCLASAALHAGLGIAATLTMALLSFDRYCAIVRQPRHKMGRRRAAQLLAAVWLAALALAGPWYGLAGEGRREARPGAYRCVYVLPWGSSRLGPPYGAALIVLCYLLPFAVMCFCHFNICRAVRLAESRVRPLTTYGHLLRAYGEMRTATTVLIMIVSIICCWGPYCILGLAAAAGRLPFSPTMDAVASGMAWANGAINPLIYAARNPNISVLLRRSREGGYRTRNNMVAYLSVPGRRPEPRSRAERVRERYINRHSGPPGSALSSSSPASGGEVAMWACKTPAVLFCRDGQPDTVSEATLKAKAGAIDTSL, from the coding sequence atGAGGCTGCGCATGGAGCCGGCGGCGGCCGTGCCGGGCAACCTCTCCCGCGGCGGCGGCAACGagagcggcggggcggcggcggcgggggcagcggggTGGTCGGCGGCGGCGCTGGCCTCGCAAGCGGCCGCGCTGCTGCTCATCTTCGCCCTCTCGGCGCTGGGCAACGGGGCGGTGGTGCTGGTGATCGCCCGGCACCGGCAGCTCCGCACGGTCACCAACGCCTTCGTGCTGTCGCTGTCGCTGTCGGAGCTGCTGGGcgccctgctctgcctgccgcTGGCCTTCCTCAGCCTGCTCAGCCGCCCGCCCGGCGCTTGGCTCTTCGGGCAGCGCCTGTGCCTGGCCAGCGCCGCCCTCCACGCCGGGCTGGGCATCGCCGCCACGCTCAccatggccctgctctccttcGACCGCTACTGTGCCATCGTCCGCCAGCCGCGGCACAAGATGGGCCGGCGCCGCGCCGCGCAGCTGCTGGCCGCGGTGTGGCTGGCCGCCCTGGCGCTGGCCGGGCCCTGGTACGGGCTGGCGGGCGAGGGGCGGCGCGAAGCCCGGCCCGGCGCCTACCGCTGCGTCTACgtgctgccctggggctccTCGCGGCTCGGGCCGCCCTACGGCGCCGCCCTCATCGTGCTCTGCTACCTCCTGCCCTTCGCCGTCATGTGCTTCTGCCACTTCAACATCTGCCGGGCGGTGCGGCTGGCCgagagccgcgtgcggccgcTCACCACCTACGGGCACCTGCTGCGCGCCTACGGGGAGATGCGCACGGCCACCACCGTCCTCATCATGATCGTCTCCATcatctgctgctgggggccCTACTGCATCCTGGGGctggccgccgccgccggccgccTGCCCTTCTCGCCCACCATGGACGCCGTGGCCAGCGGGATGGCCTGGGCCAACGGCGCCATCAACCCCCTCATCTACGCCGCCCGTAACCCCAACATCTCGGTGCTGCTGCGGCGCAGCCGGGAGGGCGGCTACAGGACTAGGAACAACATGGTCGCCTACCTGTCGGTGCCGGGCCGCCGGCCGGAGCCCCGGAGCCGGGCTGAGCGGGTCCGGGAACGCTACATCAATCGGCACAGCGGCCCCCCGGGCAGCGCCCTGTCCTCCTCCAGCCCGGCCAGCGGGGGGGAGGTGGCCATGTGGGCCTGCAAGACTCCCGCTGTGCTCTTCTGTCGCGACGGGCAGCCGGACACTGTCTCTGAGGCCACCCTGAAGGCCAAAGCAGGCGCCATCGACACCAGCCTTTGA